A genomic segment from Oscillospiraceae bacterium encodes:
- a CDS encoding DMT family transporter: MKQKTQFKGVFMLCLTAIIWGSAFVAQSVGMESVQSFTFGGIRTLLGALVLIPFILVRDSFAPKESAEIKRATNIKTLKYGIILGLIFCLATNFQQFAFTFPDASPGKIAFITAVYMFLVPLLGLIFLRKKVSVITWVCVALGFIGLYLLCVMPGDISSVSMGDILTFICSIFFAVHILAVEKFAKEVDGVKLSFVQFFVSGVITTVLMFVFEDPQISAIKSAALPILYSGVMSCGIAYTFQIIGQKYTEATVASIIMCTESVFAVLCSALILADIPTARELIGCVIMFIAIIVSECSEIITEKIKSLRAK, encoded by the coding sequence ATGAAACAGAAAACACAATTCAAGGGCGTTTTCATGCTGTGTCTGACCGCCATAATATGGGGCTCCGCCTTTGTGGCGCAAAGTGTGGGTATGGAAAGCGTGCAGAGCTTCACCTTCGGCGGAATACGTACACTTCTTGGTGCTTTGGTGCTGATCCCCTTTATTCTCGTGCGCGACAGCTTTGCACCAAAAGAAAGTGCCGAAATTAAAAGAGCAACCAACATTAAAACGCTGAAATACGGCATTATACTGGGTCTGATTTTCTGCCTCGCCACAAACTTTCAGCAGTTTGCTTTCACCTTTCCCGACGCATCCCCGGGAAAAATAGCTTTCATTACCGCCGTGTACATGTTCCTGGTTCCGCTTTTGGGGCTTATTTTCCTCAGAAAAAAAGTGTCGGTTATCACCTGGGTTTGTGTGGCACTGGGCTTTATCGGGCTGTATCTTCTGTGCGTAATGCCGGGAGATATTTCTTCGGTGAGCATGGGCGATATTCTGACTTTTATATGCAGTATATTCTTTGCCGTACACATACTTGCTGTTGAAAAATTTGCAAAAGAGGTGGACGGCGTAAAGCTGAGCTTTGTTCAGTTTTTCGTGTCGGGCGTTATCACAACCGTGCTGATGTTCGTTTTTGAAGACCCACAGATAAGCGCAATAAAATCTGCCGCTCTGCCAATACTTTACTCGGGTGTCATGAGCTGCGGTATTGCCTACACCTTTCAGATTATCGGACAGAAGTACACCGAAGCAACGGTTGCATCCATAATTATGTGCACCGAGTCGGTTTTTGCCGTTTTATGCAGTGCACTTATTCTGGCAGACATCCCAACGGCGCGTGAGCTTATTGGATGCGTAATAATGTTTATTGCGATAATCGTCTCCGAATGCTCCGAAATAATAACAGAAAAAATAAAATCACTGCGTGCAAAATAA